In Gossypium hirsutum isolate 1008001.06 chromosome A10, Gossypium_hirsutum_v2.1, whole genome shotgun sequence, the DNA window ttatttcaataaaaataaggggaaattatcaaattaatcattttttgtttacgaaatgttatgttttagttatttacgTTAATGTGTTGTAATATTTTGGTCATAGAGTCGTTAATTGTCGCTAACTGTGTAATGATAAGCTGACGTAACAcgttaaatgattattttaaacaaaatttttaataacaATTAACGGTTCagtgattaaaatattataacCATTAACATAAGTGgttaaaacgtaatatttcaaatataagtgactaaaatgtaatttgaggtaaacaaaagtgattattttgatagtttatcttaaaaataatttacGGGTTTAACAATTgagtttgaattttaaaatcttgaaaataaagagattaaaaatttttaaacatagaagtatatgagttaaattttaaatttgtaaatagtGGAAGTTTGTAAATTTCACTATCTCTATTGTAAAACTCTTTCTATTTCGATAAGTAATTTTTTAGTGcaactattttgataaattttttttctatttcattttaaaaaatgtttttaattaaaaatcacaCACTTGACAAAAATGCTTTTCCTTTAAAagaagttattttattattaaatttattaatttattcattatactaataaaaataaaaaaaattaaattttaacaaaattagtatttaatatttaaaatagttaaatacCATTCTAAATTATTAGTTTGTCTAGAAGGACTAATTtgcataattttaaaattgagggTGAGTTATTGAAAATGTAcatctttataatattttaaaccattaATCGCTTTTTCCATCTCTTTTCTCTAGATTTTCGTTTTCTTCTCCTAGGCTTTCAAATCTTCTCTTCAGTTCTGGattttcaatccaattaaagtatttaattactttttagagcaaataaaaaaaccctaaattcacaacgaaatttgaaaaagaacaagcaattgaaaattacaaaaatatgtcGAGATTCAGAGATCGGACTGAAGATTTCAAAGACGCTGTACGGCAATCTGCAATTTCATCAGGTTTCAACGAGGTAAtcgattttattttgatttagttttgtaaatttttaataatttaaatctttgatattttttcattagtttttaataattgtgttggattctgattttttttttgttgatagTCTAAATTAGCAGCAATTATGGCGtctttcataatccataaaccACGGCAAAGGACGCCCTTTCTTAAATCTGCACTCAAAACGGTAAATTGCAAAAAATTTCCAAATTCTTTTTTTGTAAGAGGGAATTCTTTTTAATGTTTGAGCTTTTTTAATTAGTTGGAGAGTATCGGAGCTTTGGATCAGTTCTTGTTAAAGCACCGTAAAGATTACGTGGATCGTCACCGAACAACTGAGCAAGAAAGGGACAGCATTGAACATGAAGTAATGTTTACATGCTTTTGCTCCAACATTACACTGTTCTTAGTTTGATTAGCAAATTTTTGGGAAATTTTGCTTTAATCCACCTATAACTCTAAGGTAGTAATGCATTTTGATGTGGTAAAATTTGTTTATGCATTTAAAGGATTAAGAATTTTTTAGTTGATTTCAGATTTTTGGTGTTGTTGTGTTCTTTATTGAGTCATACCAAATGGGGTGTGTGTGTATATAGCGGTTATTTCCGGAGAGAGGAAGTGTTCGGCTGTATTCAGTTCTTTGTTGCTTTTGATACAccggaaaatttttatttttgaattaattgaAGTTCGTGATTGTGAGTATTAGATTGTTTACTTCCTATGTTACTAAGGCAGAATTGGTTGCAGGTTACTGCTTTTGTTAAAGCTTGCAAAGAACAAATTGATGTTctcaaaaattgtataaatgatGAAGAGGCAAGCTCGAAGGGGTGGCTTGGGATTAGGGATTCCTCGAATGCTGATACGATAGCGCACAAACATGGAGTGGTAAGGTTAAACTCTTCTTACTGTTTTTCGAAGCGAATTGGTTCTAGGACTTTGTCTACTTTCTAAAACTGTCCACCTTAAGTTGATTGATTTAAAGAATTGGTTCTAAGGGtgaaagtatcatggaggccctGTACTAGGAGTAAGATTGCATTTTGCGTTCTCTTACTCAAAAGAATGGGCAAATTAATCattatacgttagatcaaagacaaattagtcctttttgttaaaaatttcatccatttgtattgttaaaaattgtcgTGGTTGACGGGATAACCATATAGTGACATGTAGCATGCCACGTATACTGCATGCTAACGTACAAAgtctagtttttaacagtagaaatgaatgaaattttaatagaaagattaatttgctctttgatttaatgtacatagactaatttgcccattttttgagtacaGGGGGCAAAAAGCAAATTGATTCCTACTACAGGGACCTTCATAGTACTTTTACCTTCTAATTTGTCTCTTTTCCGATAGGAGCTAAATGATCTTATCAAGATTCGAgtctttatctttttcttttcatctttttacgCGATAACTTGAGTTTCCCTTGCAATAATATTTTATGGCCTCGGCATTTGTTCTTTcgttaactttttatttttgcatgGTACTGTTTTCTTCATCTctctaataaaaaaaaagatagtgGTATTGTTAGCTTGATGAATGAACATTTGTGCTCTTCCTTAATATTCAGGTACTAATTTTGAGTGAGAAACTTCATTCGGTCACGGCACAGTTTGATCAGATGAGAGCTGTTCGTTTCCAAGAAGCTATCAATAGAGCAATGCCAAGAAGAAAACTTAAGAAGGTTGTTGACTCAAATTCTATAGATACCTCTAAACCATTGAACTTGGAGCACAGAGAGACCTATGAGAATCAACCTGAACCTCTTAGACTCCAACAGGAATTACTGGACGATGAAACCCGTGCTCTTCAGGTAATCAGAATACTTTCCATTGTAGGTTTCATATAGAATAAGTTTTGACTACTTTCCATTCTATAGATACTAACTGCTCTGCTTATTTATATAGGTCGAGTTGACTAGTCTTCTAGACGCTGTTCAGGACACCGAAACTAAAATGGTGGAGATGTCTGCACTAAATCATCTCATGTCCACACATGTTCTGCAGCAAGCTCAACAGATAGAACATCTTTATGATCAGGTGTGAAAACGTTCCGCTGCACATTCACTTTCGCTTTGCACTGCCAATATattaaccttgtattttcctttTCCTATATTAATCCATTGTTACTCATTCACTTAACATCATAAAATCTCATTTACGAAACCTGATTAGATTAAGTTCGATTGTATTAGCTGGATTTACTTTATGGGACGGTAATTCTAGTTTACAATGTCCTTTTATTGAAAAGTGAATGAAGTAGATACACTTTATGGGACGATATTTCTAGTTTACAATGTTTATTATCGAAAAGCATCTAGGGTCAGATAGTTCATTACAGTAATTGAATCAGGCATTTCAGCGTGAGACAgtgggtaaaagtatcatagaagcccttgtactaggagtcaaattgtattttgccccctctactaaaaaatgggtaaattagtccttGTAGGTTAGATCAAAGTGCAAATTCATCCGTCAGTTAACAATTctatccatttttactgttaaaaattggttttTGTATGTCAGCATAAGGTACAAGTGGCATGCCACATGTAACTATTTGGTTATTTCATCAGTCatgtcaatttttaacagtaaaaattaataaaattttaacaaaaagaactagtttactcttttatctaatatatagggactattttgcctATAGTACAGGGgcctctataatacttttacaGAGATAGTGTCATATTTTTTTCAGCTCTAAGCATCGGCTTTCCAATTTTTTCCTCCTCTTATGCAACCTTTAAATCGACACCACCATTTTTATGTCTTCCTGCAGGCCGTTGAAGCAACAAAAAACGTAGAGCTTGGTAACAAAGAGCTTTCACAAGCTATCCAAAGGAACCGCAGTAGCCGGACCTTTCTAGTGCTTTTCTTCTTTGTTCTTACCTTTTCAATCTTGTTTCTTGACTGGTATAACTAAAAACAAAATTGTactttttttaccattttaaatttttaatacactgatctgtttttttctttccccaaaagaatagaaaaaaaaagtccCAATCTTTTCCTTGTAGATTTGATGGGGCAAAGCATCAAACAATTTTTGAAAGCAAAACTAGTGTGAGTTTTTTCTTACTGTAGTTCCCTTTCCTTTATGAAGAAAACAAGGTTGAATTTTTTTGTGTTCAGCTGAAGTATACATTATATGTTTTAGGCAAATGTGCAAATTGATGgagatatacatacatatatatatatggtagtcGTTACGAACAAGATTTGTTTAAGAGTTGGATTACTTGTTTAACGCATCAGGTTTTGCTTAGGTTGAGTCGAGTTTAAGATAAGAGTTTTGTGATGCAAGTAATCCCAAGATATCAAACCTCTTCTTTCAATCTGGGTTGGGTCAATTAGGGATGAAAAAGTTGAGGTATTTTGGGTTTATGGCATTTTAAGTTTCGAATCATTTGGGTTTTTGAGTATTTTTTGAAGTTAGGTTATATCAAGTTTGGTCCTTTTGAATTTGGTCATTTCTAATTCAAAAACTTTTTAAGCTCGGCTTCGGCCGATTTAGGAGATGTTCAAATGCTTAACTGTTATcggttattaaattttataattgaatcaCTCGATTGAATcgacttaataaatattatttttagtataataaatatataatacataatttaAATCAAATCTAATCCAATTTACAAAACGAACCCAACAGATGAACccaaatcaaatttatatcaaaatcaaaatataattaagaaaaaaaatacaataaaaaattgtaaattaatcGAGTTAACCGAACCAACTGACTGAAcatattaaagttaaaaaaagacAAATCACTCTTCCGAAAGGTCCAATGACTCAATACTAAGGCCCAAATCCATATATGGTTATACGTTGGACTTACAGTCTTTTATATTTCAGCCCCGTTATATAACTTCCCCCcaaattagggtttttagttcTACCCTGTGCAGCCACCTTTATCAGATATCAAAAGGAGTAAACCTCAGATTCCAAATCGGAAAAAAGAAAATGGTGAAGGGACGCCAAGGGGAGCGAGTCAGGTCATTTTGATCTTTGCATTTACTCtttcaaaaccctaatttttttaattttcgtttttagcttatgttattaaaatttttagctttaacttgttatttttttaaattgttttctatttgtttCCCATTTGCAGACTCTATGTAAGAGGAACCATCTTGGGTTACAAGAGGTAA includes these proteins:
- the LOC107951555 gene encoding syntaxin-81 is translated as MSRFRDRTEDFKDAVRQSAISSGFNESKLAAIMASFIIHKPRQRTPFLKSALKTLESIGALDQFLLKHRKDYVDRHRTTEQERDSIEHEVTAFVKACKEQIDVLKNCINDEEASSKGWLGIRDSSNADTIAHKHGVVLILSEKLHSVTAQFDQMRAVRFQEAINRAMPRRKLKKVVDSNSIDTSKPLNLEHRETYENQPEPLRLQQELLDDETRALQVELTSLLDAVQDTETKMVEMSALNHLMSTHVLQQAQQIEHLYDQAVEATKNVELGNKELSQAIQRNRSSRTFLVLFFFVLTFSILFLDWYN